One genomic region from Parerythrobacter aestuarii encodes:
- the rpsC gene encoding 30S ribosomal protein S3 produces MGQKSNPIGLRLQINRTWDSRWYAEGNDYAKLLAEDIAIRKYILENAAQAAISKVVIERPAKLCRISIYAARPGVIIGKKGADIEKLRQKLSTMTESEVKLNIVEIRKPEIDAKLVAQGIADQLIRRVAFRRAMKRAMQSAMRLGAEGIKIVCGGRLGGAEIARVEQYREGRVPLHTLRANIDYAEAEALTAYGIIGIKVWVFKGEILGHDPTAQDRLMMEAQTSGVRPAR; encoded by the coding sequence ATGGGCCAGAAGAGCAATCCGATCGGTCTGCGCCTGCAGATCAACCGCACCTGGGACAGCCGCTGGTATGCCGAAGGCAACGACTATGCCAAGCTGCTGGCCGAGGACATCGCAATCCGCAAGTACATCCTTGAAAACGCTGCCCAGGCCGCGATTTCGAAGGTTGTGATCGAGCGCCCGGCCAAGCTGTGCCGGATATCGATCTACGCGGCGCGCCCCGGCGTGATCATCGGCAAGAAGGGCGCAGACATCGAGAAGCTGCGCCAGAAGCTGTCGACCATGACTGAAAGCGAAGTGAAGCTGAACATCGTCGAGATCCGCAAGCCGGAAATCGACGCCAAGCTCGTCGCTCAGGGCATCGCCGACCAGCTGATCCGCCGTGTCGCTTTCCGCCGCGCGATGAAGCGCGCCATGCAGTCTGCCATGCGTCTGGGTGCCGAAGGCATCAAGATCGTCTGTGGCGGCCGTCTCGGTGGTGCGGAAATCGCCCGCGTCGAGCAGTATCGCGAAGGTCGCGTTCCGCTGCACACGCTGCGTGCCAATATCGACTATGCCGAAGCCGAAGCGCTGACCGCATACGGCATCATCGGCATCAAGGTGTGGGTCTTCAAGGGCGAGATCCTCGGCCATGACCCGACCGCGCAGGACCGCCTCATGATGGAAGCGCAGACTTCCGGCGTGCGTCCGGCTCGCTGA
- a CDS encoding adenylate kinase, with the protein MNIILLGPPGAGKGTQAQRLVENHGMKQLSTGDMLRAAVKNETPTGLKVKAIMEAGELVSDEIVSALISDELAAMGDDVGAIFDGYPRTEAQAHSLDAILKQHGRSLDKVIELEVNEEALVDRITGRFTCARCGAGYHDRHKLPEKEGVCDVCGSTEFKRRPDDTEETVRTRMQEYRGKTAPILPIYEARGLVERVDGMASMDEVTASIEALLS; encoded by the coding sequence GTGAACATCATCCTTCTGGGGCCTCCGGGCGCGGGCAAGGGTACGCAGGCCCAGCGTCTCGTCGAAAACCACGGCATGAAGCAACTGTCGACCGGCGACATGCTGCGCGCGGCAGTGAAGAACGAAACCCCGACCGGGCTCAAGGTCAAGGCGATCATGGAAGCGGGCGAGCTGGTCAGCGACGAGATCGTGTCTGCCCTGATCTCCGACGAGCTGGCCGCCATGGGCGATGATGTCGGCGCGATCTTCGATGGCTATCCGCGCACCGAAGCGCAGGCCCATTCGCTCGACGCCATCCTGAAGCAACACGGCCGCAGCCTCGACAAGGTCATCGAACTCGAAGTCAACGAAGAGGCGCTGGTCGACCGGATCACCGGCCGCTTCACATGCGCCAGGTGCGGGGCCGGTTACCACGACCGCCACAAGCTGCCTGAGAAGGAAGGTGTGTGCGACGTGTGCGGTTCGACCGAGTTCAAGCGCCGTCCTGACGATACCGAGGAAACGGTGCGTACGCGGATGCAGGAATATCGCGGCAAGACCGCGCCGATCCTGCCGATCTACGAAGCGCGCGGTCTCGTCGAGCGGGTCGACGGTATGGCCTCGATGGACGAAGTCACCGCTTCGATCGAAGCCCTGCTGAGCTAA
- the rpsQ gene encoding 30S ribosomal protein S17: MPKRILIGTVTSDKTDKTVTVLVERKVKHPLYGKIIRRSKKYHAHDEQNEYTLGDVVRIEETKPISKTKTWTVKDRVTAGGTQAVEADLDVAEATPGGAE; the protein is encoded by the coding sequence ATGCCGAAACGTATCCTGATCGGGACTGTCACCTCCGACAAGACCGACAAGACCGTGACCGTGCTGGTCGAACGGAAGGTGAAACACCCGCTGTACGGGAAGATCATCCGTCGTTCGAAGAAGTACCACGCTCATGACGAGCAGAACGAATACACGCTGGGCGACGTCGTCCGCATCGAAGAGACCAAGCCGATCTCGAAGACCAAGACCTGGACTGTAAAGGACCGCGTAACTGCGGGCGGTACGCAGGCGGTCGAGGCTGATCTCGATGTGGCCGAAGCAACCCCCGGTGGTGCTGAGTAA
- the rpsN gene encoding 30S ribosomal protein S14, translated as MAKLSSINKNEKRKKLVKQYAAKYEKLKAIANDKSLDETERLIARLKMAELPRNANPTRVRNRCATTGRPRGYYRKFGINRIELRELGNRGLIPGLTKSSW; from the coding sequence ATGGCGAAACTGAGTTCGATCAATAAGAACGAAAAGCGCAAGAAGCTCGTCAAGCAGTATGCTGCGAAGTACGAGAAGCTGAAGGCGATCGCGAATGACAAGTCGCTCGACGAAACCGAGCGTCTCATTGCGCGCCTGAAGATGGCGGAACTGCCGCGGAACGCTAACCCGACCCGCGTGCGCAACCGCTGCGCCACCACCGGCCGCCCGCGCGGCTATTACCGCAAGTTCGGCATCAACCGTATCGAGCTGCGCGAACTCGGCAACAGGGGCCTGATTCCGGGCCTGACCAAGTCGAGCTGGTGA
- the rplV gene encoding 50S ribosomal protein L22 codes for MGKAKSPRRVADNEALAVGTTIRGSAQKLNLVAELIRGKKAEEALNILAFSKKAMAKDASKVLASAIANAENNHDLDVDALVVAEASVGKSITMKRFHTRGRGKSTRILKPFSKLRIVVREVEEA; via the coding sequence ATGGGCAAGGCTAAATCCCCCCGCCGCGTGGCGGACAACGAGGCACTGGCTGTCGGCACCACCATCCGTGGTTCGGCGCAGAAGCTGAACCTCGTTGCCGAACTGATCCGCGGCAAGAAGGCAGAGGAAGCGCTGAACATTCTCGCTTTCTCGAAGAAGGCCATGGCCAAGGATGCGAGCAAGGTGCTCGCCTCGGCCATCGCCAATGCCGAAAACAACCACGACCTCGACGTCGACGCTCTTGTCGTTGCCGAGGCTTCCGTGGGCAAGTCGATCACCATGAAGCGGTTCCACACCCGTGGCCGCGGCAAGAGCACCCGCATCCTGAAGCCGTTCAGCAAGCTTCGGATTGTCGTGCGCGAAGTGGAAGAGGCGTAA
- a CDS encoding endonuclease/exonuclease/phosphatase family protein — protein MPAITDPPPAVVAAELDALKTALDASIPAKTDDNTLVATWNIRSFGDLTRKWESKSGDSPTRDLHSALAIARILERFDVIAIQEVKSNLRALRDVLKVLGPGWSFALTDVTYGDAGNGERLCYLFNTDRAQLSGLACELVVPEDLDTPYSTAANAFQRQFVRTPYAVSFRAGRDTFVLVTLHVIYGDRGSDRRKELEGIAKWLREWAERTEDYSQNLICLGDFNIDREGDDQYMAFTSTGLKPAPDHTNLPRTVFDDSHETGALSNFYDQVAWFETLKGKPYLTMQYKTGGNFDFRGILKQGMSTRSMSYRISDHFPLWVEFERLR, from the coding sequence ATGCCTGCGATTACCGATCCGCCACCCGCTGTTGTCGCTGCCGAGCTGGACGCGCTCAAGACCGCACTCGATGCCTCGATCCCGGCGAAAACCGACGACAACACGCTGGTTGCGACCTGGAACATCCGCTCCTTCGGCGACCTGACCCGCAAGTGGGAGAGCAAGTCCGGCGACAGCCCGACGCGCGACCTGCATTCCGCGCTCGCCATCGCCCGCATTCTCGAGCGGTTCGACGTGATTGCCATCCAGGAGGTCAAGTCCAACCTGCGCGCCTTGCGTGACGTATTGAAGGTGCTGGGTCCGGGCTGGTCCTTTGCCCTTACCGACGTCACCTATGGCGACGCCGGCAATGGAGAGCGGCTATGTTACCTCTTCAACACCGACCGCGCACAGCTTTCAGGCCTCGCCTGCGAACTGGTCGTACCAGAAGACCTCGACACGCCCTATTCCACCGCCGCCAACGCCTTCCAGCGCCAGTTCGTGCGTACGCCCTACGCAGTGAGCTTTCGCGCCGGGCGCGATACCTTCGTGCTGGTGACGCTGCACGTCATCTACGGTGATCGCGGCTCCGACCGGCGCAAGGAGCTGGAGGGTATCGCCAAATGGCTGCGCGAATGGGCCGAGCGGACCGAGGATTACTCGCAAAATCTGATCTGCCTCGGCGACTTCAACATCGATCGCGAGGGTGATGACCAGTACATGGCGTTCACATCGACCGGGCTCAAACCTGCGCCTGACCACACCAACCTGCCGCGTACCGTCTTCGACGACTCGCACGAAACCGGCGCGCTCAGCAATTTCTATGACCAGGTCGCCTGGTTCGAGACGCTCAAGGGCAAGCCGTACCTGACCATGCAGTACAAGACCGGCGGCAACTTCGACTTCCGCGGGATACTGAAGCAAGGGATGTCGACCCGATCGATGAGCTACCGGATATCCGATCACTTCCCGCTCTGGGTTGAATTCGAGCGCTTACGCTAG
- the rpsE gene encoding 30S ribosomal protein S5 has product MMADENKNEEAKVEETAATEAPATEAPAAEAAPAAEAAPAEEAPAEAPQQERQGRGGRGGNREGGRGRGRGRDDRRGKREEEDDGIIEKLVHINRVSKTVKGGKRFGFAALVVVGDGSGRVGFGHGKAREVPEAITKATASARKKMIRVPLKEGRTLHHDGKGRFGAGKVTVRTAPPGTGIIAGGPMRAVFESLGVADVVTKSVGTSNPYNMIRATFEALQDQTSPKSVAQRRGKKVADLLGRGGASETEAEADAAAVVE; this is encoded by the coding sequence ATGATGGCTGACGAAAACAAGAACGAAGAAGCTAAGGTCGAAGAGACCGCAGCAACCGAAGCTCCGGCAACGGAAGCGCCCGCCGCTGAAGCAGCTCCGGCTGCCGAAGCTGCCCCGGCAGAAGAAGCTCCGGCCGAAGCGCCGCAGCAGGAACGCCAGGGTCGTGGCGGTCGCGGTGGCAACCGTGAAGGTGGTCGTGGTCGTGGTCGCGGTCGTGACGATCGTCGCGGCAAGCGCGAGGAAGAAGACGACGGCATCATCGAGAAGCTCGTCCACATCAACCGCGTTTCGAAGACAGTGAAGGGCGGTAAGCGCTTTGGCTTCGCAGCGCTGGTCGTGGTGGGTGACGGTTCGGGCCGCGTCGGCTTCGGTCATGGCAAGGCACGCGAAGTGCCGGAAGCCATCACCAAGGCGACGGCTTCTGCCCGCAAGAAGATGATCCGCGTCCCGCTCAAGGAAGGCCGCACGCTGCATCACGACGGCAAGGGCCGTTTCGGTGCCGGCAAGGTCACCGTTCGCACCGCGCCTCCGGGTACCGGCATCATCGCCGGTGGTCCGATGCGCGCCGTGTTCGAGAGCCTGGGTGTTGCCGACGTCGTGACCAAGTCGGTCGGTACGTCGAACCCCTACAACATGATCCGCGCCACATTCGAAGCGCTGCAGGACCAGACTTCGCCGAAGTCGGTTGCGCAGCGCCGCGGCAAGAAGGTCGCTGACCTACTTGGTCGTGGTGGTGCGAGCGAAACCGAAGCGGAAGCCGACGCTGCCGCTGTCGTGGAGTAA
- the rpmD gene encoding 50S ribosomal protein L30: MAKIKIKQVGSPIRRPESQRKILIGLGLNKMHKVVEREDTPEVLGAIAKIPHLVQVID; this comes from the coding sequence ATGGCGAAGATCAAGATCAAGCAGGTCGGTTCGCCGATCCGTCGCCCCGAGAGCCAGCGCAAGATCCTTATCGGTCTGGGCCTCAACAAGATGCACAAGGTCGTGGAACGCGAAGACACCCCCGAGGTGCTCGGCGCGATCGCCAAGATCCCGCACCTGGTGCAAGTGATCGACTAA
- the rplE gene encoding 50S ribosomal protein L5, whose protein sequence is MADYTPRMKARFEDEIVKAMTEKFGYKNRLEVPKLEKITLNMGVGEASQDKKKVQTAAEEMALIAGQKPVITKAKKSIAQFKLREGMPIGCKVTLRRERMYEFLDRLVTIAMPRIRDFRGLNPKSFDGRGNYAMGLKEQIIFPEISYDKIEKVRGMDIIVTTTAKTDEEAKELLRLFGFPFPAEQEKEAA, encoded by the coding sequence ATGGCTGATTATACCCCCCGCATGAAGGCCCGCTTCGAGGACGAAATCGTCAAGGCGATGACCGAGAAGTTCGGTTACAAGAACCGTCTCGAAGTGCCGAAGCTGGAAAAGATCACGCTCAACATGGGCGTGGGCGAGGCGAGCCAGGACAAGAAAAAGGTCCAGACGGCTGCCGAGGAAATGGCCCTGATTGCCGGCCAGAAGCCGGTTATCACCAAGGCCAAGAAGTCGATTGCGCAGTTCAAGCTGCGTGAAGGCATGCCGATCGGTTGCAAGGTCACCCTGCGCCGCGAACGCATGTACGAATTCCTCGACCGCCTTGTGACCATCGCGATGCCGCGTATTCGCGACTTCCGTGGTCTCAACCCCAAGTCGTTCGACGGCCGTGGCAACTACGCCATGGGCCTGAAGGAACAGATCATCTTCCCGGAAATCTCGTACGACAAGATCGAGAAGGTGCGTGGCATGGACATCATCGTCACCACCACGGCGAAAACCGACGAAGAGGCGAAGGAATTGCTGCGCCTGTTCGGTTTCCCGTTCCCCGCGGAACAAGAGAAGGAAGCGGCGTGA
- the rplO gene encoding 50S ribosomal protein L15 — protein MKLNDIRDNDGARKGRMRVGRGIGSGKGKTAARGQKGQKSRSGVAIKGFEGGQMPLHMRLPKRGFNNPFGKDYAEVNIGMVQKFIDAKKLDGKKDVTEDALRACGLVRGGKDGVRLLGKGEIKAKVKFVVAGASKGAIEAVEKAGGSVAVTAPKAAAADAE, from the coding sequence ATGAAACTCAACGACATCCGTGACAATGATGGTGCCCGTAAGGGGCGCATGCGCGTCGGCCGTGGTATCGGCTCGGGCAAGGGCAAGACTGCTGCGCGCGGCCAGAAGGGCCAGAAGAGCCGCTCGGGCGTAGCCATCAAGGGCTTCGAAGGCGGCCAGATGCCGCTGCACATGCGCCTGCCGAAGCGTGGCTTCAACAACCCGTTCGGCAAGGACTACGCCGAAGTGAACATCGGCATGGTGCAGAAGTTCATCGACGCCAAGAAGCTCGACGGCAAGAAGGACGTCACTGAAGATGCCCTGCGTGCCTGCGGTCTGGTGCGCGGCGGCAAGGACGGTGTTCGCCTGCTGGGCAAGGGCGAGATCAAGGCGAAGGTAAAATTCGTCGTCGCCGGTGCCTCGAAGGGTGCTATCGAAGCTGTTGAAAAGGCTGGTGGATCGGTCGCAGTCACCGCTCCCAAGGCCGCAGCGGCAGACGCCGAATAA
- the rpsH gene encoding 30S ribosomal protein S8, with the protein MAMTDPLGDMLTRIRNGQRAKKDSVLSPASKLRANVLEVLQREGYIRGYSDDASGKHPQLRIELKYFEGEPAIKHVARVSKPGRRVYSGSKELPIVRNGLGITIVSTPKGVLSDAEARTQNVGGEVLAEVF; encoded by the coding sequence ATGGCTATGACCGATCCCCTGGGTGATATGCTCACCCGCATCCGCAACGGCCAGCGTGCGAAGAAGGACAGCGTCCTCTCGCCTGCTTCCAAGCTGCGTGCAAACGTTCTCGAAGTGCTCCAGCGCGAAGGCTACATCCGTGGCTACAGCGACGACGCTTCGGGCAAGCACCCGCAACTGCGGATCGAACTGAAGTATTTCGAAGGCGAGCCTGCCATCAAGCATGTCGCTCGCGTCTCCAAGCCTGGCCGTCGCGTCTATTCGGGTTCGAAGGAACTGCCGATCGTACGCAACGGCCTCGGCATCACCATCGTCTCGACGCCCAAGGGTGTGCTTTCCGATGCGGAAGCCCGCACTCAGAACGTCGGCGGCGAAGTGCTGGCGGAGGTATTCTGA
- the rplF gene encoding 50S ribosomal protein L6: MSRIGKKPVAIPGGVTATIEEGTLSVKGPKGTLSMGLSELVEYKLEDGELSVKPANDSRAARNHWGMQRTLVSNLVEGVTDGFSRKLEISGVGYRAKAQGKILNLQLGYSHDVNIDVPEGLTVETPDQTTVIVTGIDKQAVGQLAAEIRRWRKPEPYKGKGIKYEGEYVFRKEGKKK; encoded by the coding sequence ATGAGCCGCATTGGCAAAAAGCCGGTGGCGATCCCTGGTGGGGTCACGGCCACCATTGAAGAAGGCACGCTGAGCGTCAAAGGACCCAAGGGCACGCTGTCCATGGGCCTGAGCGAACTCGTCGAGTACAAGCTGGAAGACGGCGAACTGTCGGTGAAGCCGGCCAATGATTCGCGCGCTGCCCGCAACCACTGGGGCATGCAGCGAACGCTGGTTTCCAACCTCGTCGAAGGCGTTACCGATGGCTTCTCGCGCAAGCTGGAAATCTCCGGCGTCGGCTACCGTGCCAAGGCCCAGGGCAAGATCCTGAACCTGCAGCTCGGCTACAGCCACGACGTGAACATCGACGTGCCGGAAGGCCTGACGGTCGAAACACCGGACCAGACGACAGTTATCGTCACCGGCATCGACAAGCAGGCCGTCGGCCAGCTCGCTGCTGAAATTCGCCGCTGGCGCAAGCCGGAACCGTACAAGGGCAAGGGCATCAAGTACGAAGGCGAGTATGTCTTCCGCAAGGAAGGGAAGAAGAAGTAA
- the rplP gene encoding 50S ribosomal protein L16 has translation MLQPKKTKYRKAFKGKIKGDAKGGTSLNFGSYGLKALEPERLTARQIEAARRAITRAIKRQGRLWIRVFPDVPVSKKPAEVRQGKGKGSVEYWAARVKPGRILFELDGVPGPIAATAFERAAMKLPIKTKVVARLGDTSHLGGN, from the coding sequence ATGCTGCAACCGAAGAAAACCAAGTACCGCAAGGCCTTCAAGGGCAAGATCAAGGGCGATGCCAAGGGCGGCACCTCCCTGAACTTCGGCTCCTACGGCCTCAAGGCTCTCGAACCTGAGCGTCTCACCGCTCGCCAGATTGAAGCCGCGCGTCGTGCCATCACCCGCGCCATCAAGCGTCAGGGCCGCCTGTGGATCCGCGTCTTCCCCGACGTTCCGGTTTCCAAGAAGCCGGCTGAAGTGCGCCAGGGTAAGGGCAAAGGCTCGGTCGAATACTGGGCAGCCCGCGTCAAGCCGGGCCGCATCCTGTTCGAACTCGACGGTGTCCCCGGTCCGATCGCTGCAACTGCATTCGAGCGCGCTGCGATGAAGCTTCCGATCAAGACCAAGGTCGTTGCCCGTCTCGGCGACACCTCGCACCTGGGAGGCAACTGA
- the rplN gene encoding 50S ribosomal protein L14, with amino-acid sequence MIQMQSNLDVADNSGAKRVQCIKVLGGSKRRTASVGDVIVVSVKEAQPRAKVKKGDVHRAVIVRTKKDVRRPDGSVIRFDSNAAVLVSKNEEPIGTRIFGPVVRELRGRGFMKIVSLAPEVL; translated from the coding sequence ATGATCCAGATGCAATCCAATCTCGACGTCGCGGACAATAGCGGCGCCAAGCGCGTCCAGTGCATCAAGGTACTGGGCGGCTCGAAGCGGCGCACCGCGAGTGTCGGGGACGTGATCGTGGTTTCCGTGAAGGAAGCCCAGCCGCGCGCCAAGGTGAAGAAGGGCGATGTCCATCGCGCTGTCATCGTGCGTACGAAGAAGGACGTCCGCCGCCCCGATGGCAGCGTGATCCGCTTCGACAGCAATGCTGCGGTCCTCGTCAGCAAGAACGAAGAGCCGATCGGCACCCGTATCTTTGGCCCGGTGGTGCGCGAACTGCGCGGCCGCGGCTTCATGAAGATCGTCTCGCTTGCTCCGGAGGTGCTGTAA
- the rpmC gene encoding 50S ribosomal protein L29, with protein MAKVEDLRQKSDDQLTEELTQLKKEQFNLRFQAATNQLEAPARIREVRRTIAKIKTLQGERARAAKA; from the coding sequence ATGGCTAAAGTCGAAGACCTGCGTCAGAAGAGCGACGACCAGCTTACCGAAGAGCTGACCCAGCTGAAGAAAGAGCAGTTCAACCTGCGCTTCCAGGCTGCCACGAACCAGCTCGAAGCTCCGGCTCGCATCCGCGAAGTCCGTCGCACCATCGCCAAGATCAAGACGCTGCAGGGCGAACGCGCCCGCGCAGCGAAGGCTTGA
- the secY gene encoding preprotein translocase subunit SecY: MASRADNIASNLSLANFSKATELQNRIWFTIGALIVFRFLSFVPLPGINAQALSQLTEQTQGGILDMFNMFTGGSLERMSLIALGVMPYITASIVVQMAAALHPTLMALKKEGATGRQKLNQYTRYGTVFLCMMQGWFLAAGLESFSNSAGLQAVVQPGYMFRVGAVVSLVGGTMFLLWLGEQITSRGIGNGVSLIIMAGIVAQFPSFAANMFEGGRTGSISAFLIVGFLIMIVGLILVICFMERAQRRLLIQYPKRATQRGMMQADRSHLPLKLNTAGVIPPIFASSLLLLPLTISQFAGNSVDTSSTAGSVIVTLNQYLQHGQPIYMTLYAIGIMFFAFFYTAVVFNPEETAENLKKNGGFIPGIRPGKRTADYLDYVLTRITVVGAIYLTIVCVLPEYVIAQTGIPLFLGGTSLLIVVNVTVDTISQIQSHLLAHQYGDLIKKAKLKGRTR, translated from the coding sequence ATGGCATCACGCGCCGACAATATTGCGAGCAATCTCAGCCTCGCCAATTTCTCCAAGGCCACCGAGCTGCAGAACCGTATCTGGTTCACTATCGGTGCGCTGATCGTGTTCCGCTTCCTCAGCTTTGTGCCGCTGCCGGGCATCAACGCCCAGGCGCTGAGCCAGCTGACCGAGCAAACGCAGGGCGGTATCCTGGACATGTTCAACATGTTCACCGGGGGCAGTCTCGAGCGCATGAGCCTGATCGCGCTGGGCGTCATGCCTTACATCACCGCCTCGATCGTGGTGCAGATGGCTGCGGCCCTGCATCCGACGCTGATGGCGCTGAAGAAGGAAGGCGCGACCGGGCGGCAGAAGCTCAACCAGTACACCCGCTACGGCACGGTGTTCCTGTGCATGATGCAGGGTTGGTTCCTCGCCGCCGGGCTTGAAAGTTTCTCCAACTCCGCCGGCCTGCAGGCAGTGGTGCAGCCGGGATACATGTTCCGCGTCGGCGCGGTAGTCAGCCTTGTCGGCGGCACCATGTTCCTGCTGTGGCTGGGCGAACAGATTACCAGCCGCGGTATCGGCAACGGCGTGTCGCTGATCATCATGGCGGGCATCGTTGCGCAGTTCCCGAGCTTTGCCGCAAACATGTTCGAAGGCGGCCGTACCGGTTCGATCAGCGCCTTCCTGATCGTCGGTTTCCTGATCATGATTGTCGGCCTGATCCTGGTCATCTGCTTCATGGAGCGCGCCCAGCGGCGGCTGCTGATCCAGTATCCCAAGCGTGCGACCCAGCGCGGCATGATGCAGGCGGATCGCTCGCACCTGCCATTGAAGCTCAACACCGCAGGCGTAATCCCGCCGATCTTCGCCAGCTCGCTGCTGCTGCTGCCGCTGACGATCAGCCAGTTTGCCGGTAACTCGGTCGATACATCGAGCACTGCGGGCAGTGTCATTGTGACGCTCAACCAGTACCTGCAGCACGGCCAGCCGATCTACATGACGCTTTATGCCATCGGCATCATGTTCTTCGCCTTCTTCTACACCGCGGTTGTGTTCAACCCGGAAGAGACGGCTGAGAACCTGAAGAAGAATGGCGGCTTCATCCCTGGCATCCGCCCGGGCAAGCGCACGGCAGATTATCTCGACTATGTCCTGACCCGTATCACCGTGGTCGGCGCGATCTATCTGACGATCGTCTGTGTGCTGCCAGAATATGTCATCGCACAGACCGGCATCCCGCTGTTCCTTGGCGGTACCAGCCTGCTCATCGTGGTGAATGTGACGGTCGATACGATCAGCCAGATCCAGTCACACCTGCTTGCACACCAGTACGGTGACCTTATCAAGAAAGCGAAACTGAAGGGCCGCACGCGCTAG
- the rplX gene encoding 50S ribosomal protein L24 — protein MAAKIKKGDSVVVLSGKDKGKTGTVAKIMPKEGKVVVSGVNMIARHRKPSQANPQGGIDRYEAPMHIAKVAVADPKDGKPTRVRIEEKDGKKVRVAVKSGETIDG, from the coding sequence ATGGCTGCCAAGATCAAGAAGGGTGACAGCGTCGTCGTCCTGTCCGGTAAGGACAAGGGCAAGACCGGCACCGTCGCGAAGATCATGCCGAAAGAAGGCAAGGTCGTCGTCTCGGGCGTCAACATGATCGCCCGTCACCGCAAGCCGAGCCAGGCCAACCCGCAGGGTGGCATCGACCGCTACGAAGCGCCGATGCACATCGCCAAGGTAGCCGTGGCAGATCCGAAGGATGGCAAGCCCACCCGCGTCCGTATCGAAGAGAAGGACGGCAAGAAGGTGCGTGTTGCCGTGAAAAGTGGGGAGACCATCGATGGCTGA
- a CDS encoding SRPBCC family protein: MTIRLIAVAVAAASLFAAPAQAEIIQQVDGGFVTRDSAVVESDPQTVWLELITPGNWWNDAHTWSGDAANMMITPQGGGCFCERIPAQEDDGAIGLAGSAQHMVVLQAYPRKVLRMQGALGPLQSEPVSGVLTVTLKPVDGGTRILWEYVVGGFMRYPVDSISKAVDGVMTQQLDGLADKLGRIDDPEAPEEAVVEDNTAAETGEGEDEGTDAEAEVESAIGADFLDGVEVEDPGRA, encoded by the coding sequence ATGACAATCCGTTTGATCGCTGTGGCCGTAGCGGCTGCCAGCCTGTTCGCTGCCCCGGCGCAGGCCGAGATCATCCAGCAGGTCGACGGCGGCTTCGTGACCCGCGATTCCGCCGTGGTCGAATCCGACCCGCAGACGGTCTGGCTGGAACTCATCACGCCCGGGAACTGGTGGAACGATGCGCACACTTGGTCGGGTGACGCTGCCAATATGATGATCACCCCGCAGGGCGGTGGCTGTTTCTGTGAACGCATCCCGGCGCAGGAAGACGACGGCGCGATCGGGCTTGCCGGAAGTGCCCAGCACATGGTGGTACTGCAGGCTTACCCGCGCAAGGTATTGCGGATGCAGGGTGCCTTGGGGCCGCTGCAGAGTGAACCTGTGTCAGGTGTGCTGACGGTAACGCTCAAGCCGGTCGACGGTGGGACAAGGATCCTGTGGGAATATGTCGTGGGCGGCTTCATGCGCTATCCGGTCGACAGCATTTCCAAGGCCGTTGACGGGGTCATGACGCAGCAGCTTGACGGGCTGGCCGACAAGCTCGGGCGGATCGATGATCCGGAAGCCCCTGAAGAGGCAGTTGTGGAAGACAATACTGCCGCTGAGACCGGTGAAGGGGAAGACGAAGGCACGGATGCGGAAGCGGAGGTCGAGAGCGCCATCGGCGCTGATTTCCTCGACGGCGTGGAAGTCGAGGATCCGGGCCGGGCATGA
- the rplR gene encoding 50S ribosomal protein L18, protein MAKLSLFERRRQRVRTALRKRAGSKPRLSVHRTGKHIYAQVIDDMDGKTLAAASTLGSKTSGANVDAAAKVGKDIAAAAKKAGVTTVVFDRGGFLFHGRVKALADAAREGGLEF, encoded by the coding sequence ATGGCAAAGCTTTCTCTCTTTGAACGCCGCCGCCAGCGTGTGCGCACTGCGCTGCGCAAGCGCGCCGGTTCCAAGCCGCGCCTGTCCGTGCACCGCACCGGCAAGCACATCTACGCACAGGTCATCGATGACATGGACGGCAAGACGCTTGCCGCCGCGTCGACCCTGGGGTCCAAGACCTCGGGTGCGAATGTCGATGCCGCTGCCAAGGTGGGCAAGGATATCGCCGCCGCCGCCAAGAAGGCTGGCGTCACCACTGTCGTGTTCGATCGCGGCGGGTTCCTGTTCCATGGCCGCGTGAAAGCGCTGGCCGACGCCGCCCGCGAAGGCGGGCTGGAGTTCTGA